The following proteins are encoded in a genomic region of Fusarium keratoplasticum isolate Fu6.1 chromosome 9, whole genome shotgun sequence:
- a CDS encoding Vacuolar protein sorting-associated protein 54 — MFSPSAAKSADNLSSLSPIGRGELPFHRGRGSNRHGQMHPHPTSRRGSTASSIHSVGGALDSAPSSWAPSVYESSHNAISTLLQPPIVRTGLQPHTSAPASSAHKPPTARDIPPVALTNITKIDVDEFKPYLSQIGTLYEQLQRLKENDEEANQQRTGRQPETPTDTGDGFLRPSSRSRPTRKGSTTSLSSLNSNEGASPVRRPSAGFVRRATQGPPPLSTIPTVYFDDDFRLENPRTFDVVSERSEVIRPTNAEDGKGGLNGSAAAPRKALATNAILQEKLSWYMDTIEVHLINSISTASTTFFTALGSLKELHSEAAESVTRIKTLRKELEALDEEIAAKGLQIVHKRRRQENLRQLNDAVLQLKQIADGVANCETLVDEGEIDKALASIDTLEKLIAGERDATAENEPEIHLRDLRSASALQGVNADLATLRSRIGKAYETNFSNILIRDLRRHSESVSPQEILLRWSNAANRAKGSHARSPSVFPTYLTGTDELKAELFPNMFGLHRAKHIAAATIAYREAVLREIRNLIRRPLPSSTDDDNESMMSVSTASGGRHLSNQEKSSILARNLRALEAEDGEELLIKIYIGVTETLRRMTTQVKVLLEITSSLSDNPEGDGLRSPPVRSPISSPRPDRYPGGFFNNAAMEVQEELHKSLDMANLLGQAVDVAIEKIVKVLKVRAEQTAQLPLPMFLRYFTLNLYFANECESISGRSGTSLKTVVNGHIKDFVQRNRDAEMQKLAQGMESDQWNAKDFNEKNEALLNIILASSTQDPAEWTDSTKIWIPASELEPAEDEDAIETNGTSKEKTRTATIDLESFMLPKSAILCLEGVAKFSHLISGIPSMTIDIATSLIAYLQLFNSRCTQLILGAGATRSAGLKNITTKHLALASQALSFIATLIPHMREFVRRHAGSGASVSNLMGEFDKIRRLLQEHQDSIYQKLVEIMSGRAAIHSRTMKTIDWDKDAGKTGVHPYMETLAKETTTLHRVLTKHLPQMSIQMIMLPVFSSYRDQLGSSLKDAEVKTEAGLKSMLHDIEFLTTKLGRLDGFEETDEHLKKIINAKQVKAEEPAPVETKKEEKEEETKEAEAAPAAEPGKEEEKK, encoded by the exons ATGTTCTCCCCCAGCGCCGCCAAATCCGCCGACAACCTCTCGTCGCTGTCACCGATAGGCCGGGGAGAGCTACCCTTTCACAG GGGGCGTGGCAGTAACAGACATGGCCAGATGCATCCTCATCCAACTTCACGACGTGGCTCTACAGCCAGCTCCATCCATTCTGTAGGAGGCGCCTTGGACAGTGCCCCTAGCAGTTGGGCACCTTCGGTCTACGAATCGAGCCATAATG CTATCTCGACCCTTCTCCAACCCCCCATTGTACGAACCGGCCTTCAGCCTCACACTTCGGCCCCAGCCTCGAGCGCCCACAAGCCCCCGACAGCGAGAGACATTCCCCCAGTCGCCCTAACGAATATCACCAAGATCGATGTGGACGAGTTCAAGCCTTATCTGTCGCAGATTGGAACCCTTTACGAGCAACTTCAAAGATTAAAGGAAAACGACGAAGAGGCAAACCAGCAGCGAACCGGCCGGCAACCCGAGACACCAACTGATACAGGCGATGGATTTTTGcgaccaagctcaaggtctcGACCAACCCGCAAGGGCTCTACTACATCTCTCTCGTCGCTGAACTCGAATGAGGGCGCAAGTCCAGTACGAAGACCCAGCGCCGGCTTTGTTCGAAGAGCTACCCAAGGACCGCCTCCTTTGTCGACCATCCCGACCGTGTACTTTGACGACGACTTTCGCCTCGAGAATCCCCGAACCTTTGATGTTGTCAGTGAGCGATCCGAGGTTATTCGGCCGACCAacgccgaggatggcaagggCGGTCTCAATGGAAGTGCTGCTGCACCGCGCAAGGCCCTCGCTACCAACGCTATCTTGCAGGAAAAGCTGTCATGGTACATGGACACTATCGAggttcatctcatcaatTCGATTTCTACTGCATCAACCACCTTCTTCACGGCCCTGGGATCCCTCAAGGAACTGCACTCGGAAGCCGCTGAATCTGTCACACGGATCAAGACGCTCAGAAAGGAACTGGAGGCACTTGACGAAGAGATAGCAGCCAAGGGCTTGCAGATTGTGCACAAGAGACGAAGGCAAGAGAACTTGCGACAGCTCAACGACGCTGTGCTTCAGCTGAAGCAGATCGCTGATGGAGTCGCAAACTGCGAGACCTTGGTTGACGAAGGCGAGATCGACAAGGCCCTGGCAAGTATTGACACGTTGGAGAAGCTTATCGCTGGCGAAAGAGATGCGACTGCCGAGAACGAACCGGAAATTCACCTACGGGATCTGCGATCAGCTTCAGCCCTACAAGGTGTCAACGCAGATCTAGCTACTCTAAGATCTCGCATTGGAAAGGCATACGAAACCAACTTCTCCAACATCCTGATCCGTGACTTACGGCGACATTCCGAATCTGTCTCTCCGCAAGAGATTCTTCTCAGATGGAGCAACGCAGCAAACCGAGCTAAGGGCAGCCATGCGAGATCACCTTCAGTGTTCCCAACCTATCTGACAGGcaccgacgagctcaaggccgaaTTATTTCCCAACATGTTCGGCCTACACCGCGCGAAGCATATTGCTGCTGCGACTATTGCATATCGAGAAGCCGTCTTGCGTGAGATTCGGAACTTGATTCGACGACCCCTGCCTAGTTCCACGGATGATGACAACGAGTCGATGATGTCGGTTTCTACCGCGAGCGGAGGTCGTCATTTGTCAAACCAGGAGAAGTCATCTATCCTAGCACGAAATCTTCGTGCTTtggaggctgaggatggTGAGGAGCTGCTCATCAAGATCTACATTGGAGTTACAGAGACTCTAAGGAGAATGACGACACAAGTCAAGGTTTTGCTGGAGATCACCAGCTCTCTGTCTGACAACCCAGAAGGGGATGGTTTGAGGTCTCCCCCAGTCAGGTCACCGAtttcaagcccaagaccagATCGCTACCCAGGCGGTTTCTTCAACAACGCCGCGATGGAAGTTCAGGAGGAGCTGCACAAGAGTCTCGATATGGCCAACCTACTTGGCCAAGCTGTTGACGTGGCCATCGAGAAGATTGTCAAGGTGCTGAAGGTCCGGGCAGAGCAAACTGCGCAGCTGCCTCTGCCAATGTTCCTCCGATACTTTACGCTCAACCTATACTTTGCCAACGAGTGCGAGTCGATATCTGGTCGCAGCGGCACATCCTTGAAGACTGTGGTTAACGGCCACATCAAGGACTTTGTGCAGAGGAACCGCGACGCAGAGATGCAGAAGCTTGCGCAAGGGATGGAATCTGACCAGTGGAATGCCAAAGACTTTAACGAGAAGAATGAGGCGTTGCTCAACATCATTCTGGCCAGCAGCACCCAAGATCCTGCTGAATGGACTGACAGCACCAAGATCTGGATACCAGCttcggagctggagccggcaGAAGACGAAGATGCGATCGAGACCAATGGAACCAGCAAGGAAAAGACCAGGACAGCCACGATCGATTTGGAGTCGTTCATGCTTCCAAAGTCAGCAATCCTATGTCTCGAGGGAGTTGCAAAGTTCTCGCATCTAATAAGCGGGATCCCATCTATGACGATTGACATTGCAACGTCATTGATAGCGTATCTCCAGCTGTTCAACTCGAGATGTACACAGCTCATTCTGGGTGCTGGTGCCACTCGATCAGCAGGATTGAAGAACATCACGACCAAGCACTTGGCGCTGGCATCTCAGGCACTGTCCTTTATAGCCACACTCATCCCTCACATGCGAGAGTTTGTGAGGCGCCATGCAGGATCTGGGGCGAGCGTGTCGAATCTCATGGGCGAGTTTGATAAGATTAGACGTCTCCTACAAGAGCACCAAGACAGCATCTACCAGAAACTGGTTGAGATCATGAGCGGCAGAGCAGCTATCCACTCTcggacgatgaagacgatcGACTGGGACAAGGACGCGGGCAAAACTGGTGTACATCCGTACATGGAGACGCTAGCAAAGGAGACGACGACACTGCACCGCGTCTTGACCAAGCATCTCCCGCAGATGTCAATCCAGATGATTATGCTTCCGGTGTTTTCTAGCTACAGGGACCAGCTTGGATCAAGCCTCAAGGACGCCGAAGTCAAGACTGAGGCTGGCTTGAAGAG CATGTTGCATGACATTGAGTTCCTCACGACCAAGCTAGGAAGGCTAGATGGATTTGAAGAGACGGATGAACATCTGAAGAAGATTATCAACGCGAAACaagtcaaggccgaggagccaGCTCCAGtagagaccaagaaggaagagaaggaggaggagacaaAGGAAGCCGAGGCAGCTCCTGCAGCGGAGCCcggcaaagaggaagaaaagaagtag
- a CDS encoding DNA replication licensing factor MCM5, with translation MDRGSVYSTHVYEPSFGENGDTRLQLQTQLETFILDFRLDNNFVYRDQLRENALLKRYFCDVNINDLISFNEDLAHRLASEPAEIIPLFEGALKKCTHRIVFPHEPKAEIPEHQLLLHSDADNVSIRNLDSMTIARLVRVPGIVIGASVMSSKATELQIKCRNCQHEQTIPILGGFTGVTLPRQCARTRIPNDPTPKCPLDPYFVVHEKSKFVDQQIIKLQEAPDQVPVGELPRHVLISADRYLTNRVVPGSRCTVMGIFSIYQNKASKNSSTSGAVAIRTPYLRAVGLQTDIDQSAKGSATFTEEEEQEFLELSRRPDLYNIMADCIAPSIYGNRDIKKAVLCLLLGGSKKILPDGMKLRGDINVLLLGDPGTAKSQLLKFVEKAAPISIYTSGKGSSAAGLTASVQRDQSTREFYLEGGAMVLADGGVVCIDEFDKMRDEDRVAIHEAMEQQTISIAKAGITTILNARTSVLAAANPIFGRYDDMKTPGENIDFQTTILSRFDMIFIVKDEHSREKDERMAKHVLSIQMDGRGAEEVAESEIPIDKMRRYVTYCKTRCAPRLSPEAAEKLSSHFVSIRRQVHAAEMEANTRSSIPITVRQLEAIVRITESLAKLTLSPIATETHVDEAIRLFLCSTMDAVNQGSNQGSRELNDEVNRLEAELKRRLPIGWSTSLSTLRREMVEGKGYSEQALNRALMVLQRRDTIMFRNQGAQVYRNGA, from the exons ATGGATCGCGGATCAGTCTATTCTACTCACGTCTACGAGCCGAGTTTCGGCGAGAACGGCGACACTCGGTTGCAGCTTCAGACACAGCTCGAAACCTTCATCCTAGACTTTCGGCTGGACAACAACTTTGTCTACAG AGATCAACTACGGGAGAATGCCTTGCTGAAGAGGTACTTTTGCGATGTCAACATCAATGATTTGATCAGCTTTAACGAAGACCTTGCACATCGTTTGGCATCTGAGCCTGCCGAGATCATCCCCTTG TTCGAAGGCGCCCTAAAGAAATGCACACACCGCATTGTCTTTCCCCACGagcccaaggccgagatcccCGAGCATCAGCTACTTCTCCACAGCGACGCCGACAATGTATCCATCCGAAACCTCGATTCCATGACCATTGCCCGTCTAGTTCGAGTACCAGGTATCGTCATCGGCGCTTCCGTCATGTCATCTAAGGCGACCGAACTCCAGATCAAGTGCAGGAACTGTCAACACGAGCAAACCATTCCTATCCTCGGCGGCTTCACCGGAGTCACCCTGCCCAGACAATGCGCTCGCACCCGAATTCCAAACGATCCCACGCCAAAGTGCCCATTGGACCCCTACTTTGTCGTTCACGAGAAGAGCAAGTTTGTTGATCAACAGATCATCAAACTACAGGAGGCCCCAGATCAAGTCCCCGTTGGTGAACTGCCACGACATGTCCTCATTTCGGCCGACAGATATCTGACGAACCGAGTCGTTCCTGGATCGAGATGTACTGTCATGGGCATCTTTTCGATTTACCAGAACAAGGCCTCTAAGAACTCGTCGACTAGCGGTGCTGTAGCTATCCGCACTCCTTATCTGCGAGCAGTTGGTCTGCAGACAGACATTGACCAATCGGCCAAGGGCAGTGCTACCTTCaccgaagaggaggaacaagAATTCTTGGAGTTGAGCAGGCGGCCTGATCTGTACAACATCATGGCCGACTGCATCGCCCCCTCAATCTATGGAAACCGAgacatcaagaaggccgtcCTTTGTCTGTTGCTGGGTGGCTCCAAAAAGATTCTTCCCGACGGAATGAAACTAAGAGGTGACATCAatgttctccttcttggtgacCCAGGTACTGCAAAGTCGCAGCTCCTAAAGTTTGTTGAAAAGGCAGCCCCTATCTCGATTTACACGTCCGGAAAGGGTTCGTCCGCAGCTGGTCTCACAGCGTCTGTCCAGCGAGATCAATCTACCCGAGAGTTCTATCTCGAAGGTGGTGCCATGGTCTTGGCAGATGGTGGAGTCGTCTGTATCGATGAGTTCGacaagatgagagatgaAGATCGAGTGGCTATTCACGAAGCCATGGAACAGCAGACCATCTCCATTGCCAAGGCCGGAatcaccaccatcctcaACGCCCGAACTTCTGTCCTGGCCGCCGCTAACCCTATCTTTGGTCGCTACGATGACATGAAGACTCCTGGAGAAAACATCGATTTCCAGACGACCATCTTGTCTCGTTTCGATATGatcttcatcgtcaaggaTGAGCACAGTCGTGAAAAGGATGAGCGAATGGCCAAGCACGTTCTCAGCATTCAAATGGATGGTCGAGGCGCAGAGGAGGTGGCTGAGTCTGAGATCCCTATTGACAAAATGCGAAGATATGTCACATACTGCAAGAC CCGATGTGCTCCTCGTCTTAGCCCCGAGGCTGCAGAGAAGCTCTCGTCTCACTTCGTTTCCATCCGACGCCAAGTCCACGCtgccgagatggaggccaACACACGCTCTTCCATCCCCATCACAGTCCGTCAGCTGGAGGCCATCGTCCGTATTACAGAGTCTCTTGCCAAGCTCACTCTCTCCCCCATCGCCACCGAGACgcatgtcgacgaggccatccgTCTCTTCCTGTGCTCGACCATGGATGCCGTGAACCAGGGCAGCAACCAGGGCAGCCGCGAACTGAACGACGAGGTCAACCGCCTTGAGGCTGAGTTGAAGCGTCGGTTGCCGATTGGCTGGAGCACCAGCCTGTCGACACTTCGGAGGGAGATGGTCGAGGGCAAGGGATACAGTGAGCAAGCCCTCAATCGTGCTCTGATGGTGCTACAAAGGAGGGATACTATAATGTTTCGGAACCAGGGTGCACAGGTGTACCGCAATGGAGCATAA
- a CDS encoding CCHC-type domain-containing protein yields the protein MCLVSRPMDMENTAEDAPKAILDSYPRPIAVPPPNETAKSFFDRLLAPDNQQKVFVMRPNLVISRRSFCTAIAAASTLFYNDTMRPLRTGEINWPASLRSIQKYIRDNVYPDLPSDGCSLVVEFSGSQSRKVATSQINKMYKIWILEHVGHILGSGLTGLRGNSGKPIDILIIALYRAQVTEFQRAIKSLIDQGRFPKDTLNRLKVKTLDGERRRLRRNDAPV from the coding sequence ATGTGTCTGGTCTCTCGACCTATGGATATGGAGAACACGGCTGAGGATGCGCCAAAGGCCATCTTGGATAGCTATCCGAGGCCTATCGCGGTTCCGCCTCCCAATGAGACAGCAAAGTCTTTCTTCGATCGCTTGCTTGCCCCGGACAATCAACAGAAGGTTTTCGTCATGCGACCTAATCTGGTAATAAGCCGACGGTCCTTTTGCACAGCCATCGCTGCAGCCAGCACGTTGTTCTACAACGACACGATGAGGCCCCTTCGAACCGGTGAAATCAACTGGCCGGCATCTCTTCGAAGCATACAGAAGTACATTCGAGACAACGTCTACCCGGACTTGCCTAGCGACGGTTGCAGCCTTGTGGTGGAATTCTCTGGCAGCCAATCGAGAAAGGTAGCGACCTCTCAGATCAACAAGATGTATAAGATCTGGATACTTGAACATGTCGGACACATTCTAGGCTCTGGCCTTACTGGCCTCAGGGGAAACAGCGGGAAGCCAATCGACATCCTGATCATTGCGCTTTATAGGGCCCAAGTCACCGAGTTCCAAAGGGCGATCAAGTCTCTCATCGACCAGGGTCGCTTCCCGAAAGACACCTTGAACCGCCTCAAAGTCAAGACTCTTGACGGGGAGCGGCGAAGACTCCGAAGGAACGACGCACCGGTCTAG